The DNA window TACATTGATTTCTCTTCACGAACGTGGGTTTTTCATTTTCAGTTTATCCTGAATATCGATATTTCTTTATCCAGGAACTGGATTGTGGGAGTAGTTGTAACATTGGTTCTACCATTTTTCACACACAAATGGGGCTCATTTCTCAAAATCAGAAGTACGTTTATATATTCCCTGATTTCATTTTCATGATCAGTTTAtggttaattttttatttttttacaacaatatatatttaatcaaTGGACTTGTTTGATGGGTTCAGATGAAGTTGAAACGGTGGTGGAGACGATAGAAGAAATAGCAGAGGTGGTGGAAAAGGTGGCGGACGGAGTGGAGAAAGTTGCGGAGGATATCGCCAATCATCTGCCCGAAGGTGGGACGCTCAGAAAAGCTGTGGATTTTGTTGAAAATGTGGCTGAAACAGTTAGTAAGGACGCTCATTTGGTCGAAGATTTAATTCATAAGGTACATGGACCGATCTTTTACATATTTTGtttctttgaaaattttagtCTATATATCCGGCAACAATACGACCCTGAAATTTCAATCTTAGTCTTTTTCGAACATGTGTAGTGTCGTATCGACTCCCGATAAAAAAAATGGCTAAAACTGCGGAAATTTGGAAACTACAGAACAAATAATGAAATATGATAAAACAAAAATACCGTTCAAATAATATTTccaccgtaaaatttccataattcaaaataaattatttttactgaTTTTATACGCATTAAATAACCATGGTGATGTAGGTACATGAGGCGGAAGAAAAAGTAGAGGAATGTGTTGACATAGAGCCCATGAGAATCACGAACTAGCAAATGAGGGTGTGTCGCAGAAAATTTAAagttacacacacacacacacacatatgcaCATTtcattgtatattaattaattggactggGTATGAAAATTATACCGAGTAAATATGGTAAACATGataattctttaatttatataatttgtttataatttatctaTTCATTTTCtatataaatagatataaaaTTTCGCAACTGTACTACATTTCATCTGAATTTGTTCGATTTGATCATATACAAATGTAATTAATCAAGAAAATAAACGCAAGGAACGTGTCCCCAGAAAGGAAATTTTGGCATGTTTTTAAGATGTTACTATATTGTTTctcagaaaaagaaaaaagatgtTGCCGTATAGTTCATGCAGGCCGCCATTAATCCAAAgttttgaaatttaatttaagaaagTGGGTCCGATTTGTTTAGTGTTTCTTAATCCTTGtacgttaaaaaaaaaaaaaagggttgAAGACGTTAGTTAAAATGTAGGCTTGCtctatttattaattaataaatattaatggGTGGTGGGTTGAATTTTCCGCGGCGACTAAAGAACCATGCATTTCGCATATTCTCCAACCAAGATTTGGATGAGTTAGTCAACTTGCAATCAATGgaatcaaaacaaaacaaaataataataataataatatattatcgaTTCTGCGCTGCTCAGATGATAATTGATTAAAATTGGAAAATTGATTAAAATTGGAAATAAAACCAAGATTTTGAATTGTCTAACATCAagacaaaaaatgaaaaataatatgactaaaaatttaattttcctagAAAAAGGCACACATATTTAATAATTTCAtgacatttttttttaacctcaaATCAATTACCGAActttttttatggatttaaaaaaaaattgatctgGTAATAAAATTCAAGTTTGAAATACTGGACgctaaaatatttgaatgtgTGCGTCTGATATATATTTAGCACACACCTGCCCTGTTCTTATATTCAAAGCACTAAACattaaacatataattaaataaataattcttTCCGAGTAATCAGATAATATCATATTTCCAGCTTAACCCATAACTTCGATGCAGATTGAGATGAATATAAATAGAATGCTACTCAAATAAAATTACATTTATTATATGTATCTTTTTTCTATTATGCAAAACATAAAgtcaatttgaaattttaaaatgatcgTAAAGTAAACGGAATCTTTCAAATTTCAATAATGGGTTCTTGTTTTGCTTTTCTTCCCTCCCTTGTTCAAAATTATTATGCGCGTCTACAAGCCATCAGCACGTTTATTCAAAAACCGTAATTGTTTTTGGTCCTTTCACGATCCCCAGACCGCACtaaaagttcgaatttaaggGGCGTGTATTCAATCttggaaatttaattactttCATTGACTTTTGTAtagtttaaaagtctagagatattaaacatagacatttataaactctataaaagtttaGTGATATTTAAATTAGATATTTCTAGAATCTTAAAAAATCTAgtggtattcaaacttgactttttaaaaatctataaaaatctaTAGGATATCCAATACTGAATCATACATGAGTTTCGCTGATCCCATTTCTTGAGAAACAATAAAAACCAATTTCTGaaaatgaaatttgataatGCAGGAGTTTGATTCTTGGAATAGCGCCAACTGAAACATCCACATCATCAGTAATATATATATTCCTTATATTCTTACTTTCAAACAATTATTTCTTGAATTGAAATAGACACGGAAATTATGCAAGAAATAAATATTTCTCTTCTTCAAAACGTGTACAGGACGTTGATGACGCTGTGAAAATAGTAGAAGAGATAGCAGAAGTGGTAGATAAGGTGGCTAAGGTTGTCGATGAAGCGGACCGTGGAAAAGTAAAGAAAGTGGTGAAAATTGTGGAGGAAGTGGCTGAGAAAACAGGGTAAAGATGCTCATAGACGCTATTAAAAAGGTAATCAATTCAAATAATCTACTTGCATGCCAAGTGCGTGTATTTTTAGCATATCAAGTGGAATATTGAATTGTCTCAATATGAACTTTGAATATTTCATATGATATGAACCACATTTCCTAGTTTTTTTTTCCCGAATGAATATGTTTCGAggataaacaaaaattaaataaaaagagaGAAAACGTGACGTTGTGATTAATTATGTATGTATATTCAACCATCTGCATTAGTTTTAACGGGGTTAGATTATTGAATATTATTTATTAGTTACGACTATATGCATGTTAGTAATCTGACCGTCAAATTATAAAATAGCTTAGCCAACAAGATTGGTTAAGTAGTTAGTCGGTGCctaattaaaattattagttTAGAATGACTTTAATTAACTGCAGATGATTAGGTAGTCACGTATGTATTATGTCTCATTGGAATACATACATTATTACTTGGTCAATCGAGTGATTGTTTTTATTACTACTATCCTCGTACAAACCTAAAAGTGTGGATAACGCTATTTTTTCAACGTTACGAAAATGTTAATGCTAACTATTAATAATATACTAATGCACGCATTCCGTGTATTGCTCATCAATGTTTTTGTTGTGTTGTCGTGGAGTGTTTGAAGAAGTTTAAACATAACACTGAGGTTAAAGTGTTGTGTGTGAGAGTTGTTTGTTGAACAAGATTTCGGCTTCATATAGTTTGCATCCATAGTTGTTTGATTATAACCCATATAATGCATCAGTAATTCCCCGAAAATAATAACGATTAACCGAATTAGAAAGATAAGTGTCAAGTACCTTGAGCCATTTGGCGACGGTGCTCTTGTAGCCGGTGGCAAAAACCACGGAGTCGAATGTTTTAGTACTTCCATCTATGAAGTCCACATGATTCCATCGATGCTTTTTATGGACGGGAATACCTATCAAGTCATCACGTAAAACGAAAACTTCACGTGGAACTTACCAATGAATGATGCGGTACTTTAGTTGAAATATATTCAAAGAAGATAAATTTTTCTCCAAAATACATGTCGTGGCAAATATTTTTACGCCATTTTTATCTTTATTTCTCGACTTCGAATTTTGTTGATGGTCCCAACGTCAATTACAGGAGATCTGCCCGTTTCCATTTTCAGATAAAAGGGTCCCTTGTCTGGCCTTTGAATCCCATAATCAGAAAGACTGCCATACTTCAATTTGCTTAACATTAGTACAATGTTGTCCACTATATTTAAAGGCACACACTTTAATAGAACCATCTCGACTTGTACCATTCTCTTTGTAAGAATATGCACCTGCGAAaacaaaaatcttaaaaaactATTCTTAATTTGCTTTAAAGAAAGAATTGCAATCAAAGATGTATTTATCGGAAAAAAATTGGTTTTTAGCACTAGAGAAAAGAAAAACAACATTTTTTGTCCTTTAACTTGCACGTTTTTCATATTTGTCATGTTATTGTTCAATTCACAATTTTAGATCAATTGTTTTTCAATTTCACTAATTTTTAATCGGAATGCTGACGTAACATCATATATAAAAGCAGTGTCCAAGGCCACAACAGCAATATCTAGTGCATATTTCGAATAAAAAAGACcaaaagagagagagaaaaaaagTGAAAGTTAGaagacaaaaataataattggcCGATAATATGACcccaaaaaaaaatatcactacaagaaaaatttcAATCAACAACACTCATACGACAATGGTTTTTATTAAACCATtgtcttttttcttttaacaacggttttaacatttgttaaaaccgttgtcgtagcctaaAAAACCCCGcttatagacaacggttttttaaaaaccgttgcaTTTTATGTGTCTACGACATTGTCTTTGATTTGTCTATgagcgtttttttttttttttgttacaacaacggtttttaaaaactgttgtctaagagctttttgggctacaacaacggttgTTTGTCTATGAGCGGTTTTTTTtaggctacaacaacggttttttaaaacagTTGTCTTTTGAATggtttttttgggctacaacaaacgttttttcaaaaaccattgtctatataagattctgtcaagggtcaaagacaacggtttgtgTAAACCGTTTGTCTTTCGGATGGTTTTtaactacgacaacggttttttaaaacgttgtcatttcttagtgttttattttgttaaagacaacggtttttgaaaaaatgttgtcgtagtttctaattttttttaaaaaaatcggttAATATTTAGCAACGGTTTTTTAAATTACTACGATTCTATTACAGTAGTCGctcatagcgacggtttatacaaACACCGTCGCTAGTAGCGACGGTTAAATCAAATACCGTTGCACACTATAAATATCCGCTAAGTCATTTCCTTGGTCAGTTtcacttttcaaatttttttttcttccacgATTTTCCTTAaacttcaattttaagttaaagattataaatatattaattcagtaagattgtaagtttttttgttaggtttataaaattataaccgtaatttttttttattttacaaaaacaatagcgacggaaatcataacaaaaaccgtcgctaattagtgaCGACAATCATTAGCGACGGACAACCAAAtttgtcgctattagcgacggagTTGTTTAGAAAAACTGTCGCAAAATTTGTTTTACAAGGATTTTTC is part of the Primulina tabacum isolate GXHZ01 chromosome 18, ASM2559414v2, whole genome shotgun sequence genome and encodes:
- the LOC142532494 gene encoding uncharacterized protein LOC142532494, with the protein product MLMTTSSLLSQSLVIPVKSSYKPKTGLPYSSSSFSIRRDGNLFLGEKTLSIRRVRKNDKVQRNFSVLCAIQPGVPPPSEPPIQLLNWIVGVVVTLVLPFFTHKWGSFLKIRNEVETVVETIEEIAEVVEKVADGVEKVAEDIANHLPEGGTLRKAVDFVENVAETVSKDAHLVEDLIHKVHEAEEKVEECDVDDAVKIVEEIAEVVDKVAKVVDEADRGKVKKVVKIVEEVAEKTG